A genomic window from Rhizobium sp. 007 includes:
- a CDS encoding heme o synthase, with protein MRVINNHEVLVNDGEHLLSEASARDYFELLKPRVMSLVVFTAFAGLVLAPGHINPVLGLISILCIAIGAGASGALNMWYDADIDAIMTRTARRPIPAGRITPKEALAFGLILSCFSVVILGLAVNWLSASILAFTIFFYVVIYTMWLKRSTPQNIVIGGAAGAFPPMIGWACVTNSVTIESTVLFLIIFLWTPAHFWALALFKMRDYEAVGVPMLPNVSGERATKHQIVAYAVMTAVCGVVPSFLGFASAGYGLVAASLGAVFIYCSIAVWRMPDGDPKMIPAKKLFAFSIFYLFAIFSALLIDRLASMLVSHAGGLL; from the coding sequence ATGAGGGTCATAAACAATCACGAGGTACTTGTGAACGACGGCGAACATCTCCTGTCGGAAGCCAGTGCGCGCGATTATTTCGAGCTTCTGAAGCCGCGCGTGATGTCGCTCGTGGTCTTCACGGCTTTTGCTGGCCTCGTGCTGGCACCCGGCCACATCAATCCCGTGCTCGGCCTGATTTCGATCCTCTGCATTGCCATCGGCGCAGGCGCCTCGGGTGCGCTCAACATGTGGTACGATGCCGATATCGACGCCATCATGACCCGCACCGCGCGCCGCCCGATTCCGGCAGGTCGCATCACGCCGAAGGAAGCACTGGCCTTCGGCCTGATCCTCTCCTGTTTTTCGGTTGTCATCCTCGGCCTCGCGGTCAACTGGCTCTCGGCTTCGATCCTCGCCTTCACGATTTTCTTCTACGTCGTCATCTACACGATGTGGCTGAAGCGTTCGACGCCGCAGAACATCGTCATAGGCGGTGCCGCCGGCGCCTTCCCCCCGATGATTGGCTGGGCGTGCGTGACGAATTCGGTGACAATCGAAAGCACCGTCCTGTTTCTCATCATCTTCCTCTGGACGCCGGCGCATTTCTGGGCGCTCGCGCTGTTCAAGATGCGCGATTATGAGGCCGTCGGCGTGCCGATGCTGCCGAACGTATCTGGCGAGCGCGCCACCAAGCACCAGATCGTCGCCTATGCCGTAATGACGGCCGTGTGCGGCGTAGTTCCGTCCTTCCTCGGCTTTGCGAGCGCCGGATACGGTCTTGTCGCTGCATCGCTCGGCGCGGTCTTCATATACTGTTCCATCGCCGTCTGGCGCATGCCGGATGGCGATCCCAAGATGATCCCGGCGAAGAAGCTTTTTGCTTTCTCGATCTTTTATCTCTTCGCCATCTTTTCTGCCCTGTTGATAGACCGGCTCGCTTCCATGCTGGTCTCGCATGCAGGAGGTTTGCTCTGA
- a CDS encoding cytochrome c oxidase assembly protein, protein MSDAVNAHNKQGRNNGAVVFMCLSFVIGMTAMSYAAVPLYRIFCQMTGYNGTTQRVDQASSVILDRKMRVTFDANVASGLYWDFKPVQREVNPRIGETIQVNFVAENKSNETQRGQAVFNVTPGEAGVYFNKIQCFCFTETDLKPGETLEMPVVFYIDPDITKAVESKDIHTITLSYTFYPKEGPKPVASNEGRAQKVEKKL, encoded by the coding sequence ATGAGCGATGCCGTAAACGCACACAACAAGCAGGGCCGCAACAACGGCGCCGTCGTCTTCATGTGCCTGAGCTTCGTCATCGGTATGACGGCGATGAGCTATGCCGCGGTTCCGCTCTACCGCATCTTCTGCCAGATGACGGGTTACAACGGCACCACCCAGCGCGTCGATCAGGCGTCGAGCGTCATCCTCGACCGCAAGATGCGCGTGACCTTCGACGCCAATGTGGCGTCGGGCCTGTACTGGGACTTCAAGCCGGTGCAGCGCGAGGTCAATCCGCGCATCGGCGAGACCATCCAGGTCAATTTCGTGGCGGAGAACAAGTCGAACGAGACGCAGCGCGGCCAGGCAGTCTTCAACGTGACGCCGGGCGAGGCGGGGGTCTACTTCAACAAGATCCAGTGCTTCTGCTTTACCGAAACGGATCTGAAGCCGGGCGAGACGCTTGAAATGCCCGTGGTGTTCTATATCGATCCGGATATTACCAAGGCCGTCGAGTCGAAAGACATCCACACGATTACGCTGTCATATACGTTCTACCCGAAAGAGGGACCGAAGCCGGTGGCTTCGAATGAGGGTAGAGCGCAGAAGGTTGAAAAGAAACTTTGA
- a CDS encoding cytochrome c oxidase subunit 3: protein MADAHQKNHDYHIIDPSPWPILASLGAFIVTFGGVGYMRYLNGGSLHLFGVEWAQPWLFYIGLVLILYVMYGWWADTVKEAHEGAHTRVVSLHLRYGMIMFIASEVMFFVAWFWAYFDASLFANEAIQASRLAYTGGQWPPKGIEVLDPWHLPIYNTVILLLSGTTVTWAHHALLHNDRKGLIQGLTLTVLLGVLFSGVQAYEYMHAPFAFKNSIYGATFFMATGFHGFHVQIGTIFLLVCLLRALRGDFTPKQHFGFEAAAWYWHFVDVVWLFLFFCIYVWGGWGAPVAAG from the coding sequence ATGGCCGATGCGCATCAGAAAAATCACGACTACCACATCATCGACCCAAGCCCGTGGCCGATTCTGGCGTCGCTTGGCGCCTTCATCGTAACATTCGGCGGCGTCGGCTATATGCGCTACCTGAACGGCGGTTCGCTGCACCTCTTTGGTGTCGAATGGGCCCAGCCCTGGCTGTTTTACATCGGCCTCGTACTGATCCTCTATGTCATGTACGGCTGGTGGGCCGATACGGTGAAGGAGGCTCATGAGGGTGCCCATACCCGCGTCGTCTCGCTGCATCTGCGCTACGGCATGATCATGTTCATCGCCTCGGAAGTGATGTTCTTCGTCGCCTGGTTCTGGGCCTATTTCGACGCCAGTCTCTTTGCGAATGAAGCGATCCAGGCGTCGCGCCTCGCATATACTGGTGGCCAGTGGCCGCCGAAGGGCATTGAGGTCCTCGATCCCTGGCACCTGCCGATCTACAACACCGTCATCCTGCTGCTGTCCGGCACGACGGTCACCTGGGCGCATCACGCGCTACTGCACAATGATCGCAAAGGTCTCATTCAGGGCCTGACGCTCACCGTCCTGCTCGGCGTCCTGTTTTCCGGCGTCCAGGCTTACGAGTACATGCACGCGCCCTTCGCATTCAAGAACTCGATCTACGGCGCCACCTTCTTCATGGCGACCGGCTTCCACGGTTTCCACGTGCAGATCGGAACGATCTTCCTGCTGGTCTGCCTGCTGCGCGCGCTGCGTGGCGACTTCACGCCGAAACAGCACTTCGGTTTCGAAGCCGCCGCCTGGTACTGGCATTTCGTCGACGTCGTCTGGCTCTTCCTGTTCTTCTGCATCTACGTCTGGGGCGGCTGGGGCGCTCCTGTCGCGGCAGGCTGA
- a CDS encoding chloramphenicol phosphotransferase, whose translation MSNENPAGQIVILNGAPRSGKTTIARAVQQQFEGPWMNLGVDIYNAATPARYLPGIGLRPGGERPDLEELVPFFYAALYESIAIHAGLGLNVVADLGHHDAYSQPLGILTDCARRLEGFPVLFVGVRCPLDVIMKRRNIDEPGRENLYERGNGEVPVPVPVRRWQEEVHRPGIYDLELDTSVLTPYECAEAIRHQLDLGIAEPSAFERIAASR comes from the coding sequence ATGAGCAACGAGAACCCTGCAGGCCAGATCGTGATCCTGAACGGGGCACCGCGAAGCGGCAAGACGACGATCGCGAGAGCCGTTCAGCAGCAGTTCGAAGGACCGTGGATGAACCTCGGCGTCGACATCTACAATGCCGCGACGCCGGCGCGCTACCTGCCGGGCATCGGCCTTCGCCCCGGCGGCGAGCGCCCCGATCTTGAGGAACTGGTGCCGTTCTTCTACGCGGCACTCTACGAGTCCATCGCCATCCATGCCGGGCTCGGGCTGAATGTCGTTGCCGACCTCGGTCATCACGACGCCTATTCGCAGCCGCTCGGGATTCTCACCGATTGCGCCCGGCGGCTTGAAGGTTTCCCGGTTCTCTTCGTCGGTGTGCGCTGCCCGCTCGACGTCATCATGAAGCGCCGCAACATCGACGAGCCCGGGCGCGAGAATCTTTACGAAAGAGGCAATGGCGAGGTCCCTGTTCCAGTCCCCGTGCGGCGCTGGCAGGAGGAGGTGCACAGGCCGGGTATCTACGATCTCGAGCTCGATACCTCGGTGTTGACGCCATATGAATGCGCCGAGGCGATCCGGCACCAACTCGATCTCGGAATTGCGGAGCCATCGGCCTTCGAGCGGATCGCTGCTTCAAGGTAG
- a CDS encoding DUF983 domain-containing protein, protein MCEDSAYFPPVDPVRTGMRGCCPRCGQGKLFDGVLAVKPRCAACGLDYSFADSGDGPAVFVILIVGFIIIGSVLWLEVNYSPPIWLHILLFAPLTIALSLVALRWCKGILIAMQYRHNAREGRISSD, encoded by the coding sequence ATGTGCGAAGACAGTGCATATTTTCCCCCTGTGGATCCCGTAAGGACCGGGATGCGGGGCTGCTGCCCGCGCTGCGGACAGGGAAAATTGTTCGATGGCGTGCTCGCGGTGAAGCCACGCTGTGCCGCCTGCGGCCTCGACTATTCCTTTGCCGATTCCGGCGATGGCCCCGCCGTCTTCGTCATTCTCATCGTCGGCTTCATCATCATCGGCTCCGTGCTCTGGCTGGAGGTGAACTATTCGCCGCCGATCTGGCTGCACATTCTGCTGTTCGCTCCGTTGACGATCGCTCTTTCGCTGGTGGCGCTGCGCTGGTGCAAGGGCATCCTGATCGCCATGCAATACCGCCACAATGCCCGTGAAGGACGCATTTCCAGTGACTGA
- a CDS encoding SURF1 family protein, protein MTDIQAVAARRRLPVFTGIAVLIALAILVSLGTWQVERLHWKEGLIADIAQRRASAPMPLADIERMLASGGDIEYRPVTTTGRYVNNKERHFFATWRGQTGYYIYTPLELAGGRYLFVNRGFVPFENKEPEMRMQGQLTGEQTVIGLTRNKLPGKPSWLVPDNDVAKNIFYWKDLDVMAASTGLNKASILPFFVDADSTPNPKGLPIGGVTDVDLPNNHLQYAFTWYGLAAVLAVIVAISWFRGRGKPASQ, encoded by the coding sequence GTGACTGATATCCAGGCCGTGGCTGCACGTCGCAGGCTGCCGGTCTTCACCGGCATTGCCGTGCTGATTGCTCTCGCCATCCTCGTCTCGCTCGGCACCTGGCAGGTGGAGCGCCTGCATTGGAAGGAAGGGCTGATCGCCGATATTGCGCAGCGCCGCGCCTCGGCGCCGATGCCGCTCGCCGATATCGAGCGGATGCTCGCCTCGGGCGGCGACATCGAGTACCGGCCCGTCACGACGACCGGCCGTTATGTGAACAACAAGGAGCGGCACTTCTTCGCCACCTGGCGCGGCCAGACGGGCTATTACATCTACACCCCGCTTGAGCTTGCCGGCGGACGCTACCTCTTCGTCAATCGCGGCTTCGTTCCTTTTGAGAACAAGGAGCCGGAAATGCGCATGCAGGGCCAACTGACCGGCGAGCAGACGGTCATCGGCCTGACGCGCAACAAGCTGCCTGGAAAGCCTTCCTGGCTCGTACCGGACAACGATGTCGCTAAGAACATCTTCTACTGGAAAGACCTCGACGTGATGGCCGCAAGCACCGGTCTCAACAAGGCGAGCATCTTGCCCTTCTTCGTCGATGCCGATTCGACGCCCAACCCGAAAGGCCTGCCGATCGGCGGCGTCACCGACGTCGACCTGCCGAACAACCACCTGCAATATGCCTTTACTTGGTATGGCCTGGCGGCGGTGCTGGCCGTGATCGTTGCGATCTCGTGGTTCCGCGGGCGCGGCAAGCCGGCCTCGCAATAG
- the ispH gene encoding 4-hydroxy-3-methylbut-2-enyl diphosphate reductase: MNIAAKPPLTIRLCGPRGFCAGVDRAIQIVVLALKSYGAPVYVRHEIVHNRYVVEGLEAKGAVFVEELDEIPAEHRAQPVVFSAHGVPKSVPEDANARNLFYLDATCPLVSKVHKQAMRHNRLGRHVVLIGHAGHPEVIGTMGQLPEGSVSLIETVEDADAYQPADPDNLGYVTQTTLSVDDTAGVIARLEQRFPKLTAPAADSICYATTNRQEVVKQAAPGCDLFIIVGAPNSSNSKRLVEVALRAGAKMSILVQRAAELDWNEIGPISTLGLSAGASAPEVIVNEIIEAFRARFDARVELAETVQENEHFLVNRELRNIELTTADMAFVNGD, translated from the coding sequence ATGAACATAGCGGCGAAACCTCCATTGACGATCAGGCTTTGCGGACCGCGCGGCTTCTGCGCCGGCGTCGACCGCGCCATCCAGATCGTCGTGCTGGCGCTGAAATCCTATGGCGCCCCCGTCTATGTCCGCCACGAGATCGTACATAACCGCTACGTCGTCGAGGGACTGGAGGCCAAGGGCGCGGTCTTCGTTGAAGAACTCGATGAAATACCGGCGGAGCACCGCGCCCAGCCCGTCGTTTTTTCCGCACACGGCGTCCCGAAGTCCGTTCCCGAAGATGCGAACGCCCGCAATCTTTTCTACCTCGATGCCACCTGTCCGCTGGTTTCCAAGGTTCACAAGCAGGCGATGCGGCACAATCGCCTCGGCCGCCATGTCGTGCTGATCGGCCATGCTGGTCATCCGGAAGTCATCGGCACGATGGGTCAGCTTCCCGAGGGCTCGGTCTCGCTGATCGAGACGGTCGAAGACGCCGATGCCTATCAGCCTGCCGATCCCGACAATCTGGGCTACGTGACCCAGACGACGCTTTCGGTTGACGACACGGCCGGCGTGATTGCGCGTCTCGAGCAGCGTTTCCCGAAGCTGACGGCACCCGCCGCCGACTCGATCTGCTATGCCACGACCAACCGCCAGGAAGTGGTCAAGCAGGCCGCACCCGGCTGCGACCTCTTCATCATCGTCGGTGCGCCGAATTCCTCTAACTCCAAGCGCCTTGTCGAAGTCGCGCTGAGGGCAGGGGCAAAGATGTCGATCCTCGTGCAGCGCGCCGCTGAACTGGACTGGAACGAGATAGGTCCGATTTCGACGCTTGGCCTTTCCGCCGGTGCCTCCGCGCCGGAAGTGATCGTCAACGAGATCATCGAAGCCTTCCGGGCACGTTTCGACGCCAGGGTGGAGCTTGCCGAGACCGTGCAGGAAAACGAGCATTTCCTAGTCAACCGGGAACTGCGCAACATCGAGCTGACGACGGCCGACATGGCTTTTGTGAACGGGGATTAG
- a CDS encoding homoserine kinase, translating into MAVYTDISEDDLKWFLTEYDAGTLLSYKGIAEGVENSNFLLHTTKKPLILTLYEKRVEKADLPFFLGLMQHLADRGVSCPLPLPRKDGALLGTLSDRPAALISFLEGMWLRKPEAKHCREVGKALAQMHIAGEGFELKRPNALSLEGWKLLWDKSEARADEVEKGLFAEIRGEIDFLSAHWPKDLPAGVIHADLFPDNVFFLGDELSGLIDFYFACNDLLAYDVSIILNAWCFEKDGAYNITKGTAMLEGYRSVRPLNSAELAALPVLARGSALRFFLTRLYDWLTTPEGAMVTKKDPLEYLRKLRFHRQVASAAEYGLSP; encoded by the coding sequence TTGGCAGTCTATACCGATATTTCAGAAGACGATTTGAAGTGGTTTTTGACGGAGTATGATGCCGGCACCCTGCTTTCCTACAAGGGGATTGCGGAAGGCGTCGAAAATTCCAACTTCCTGTTGCACACCACCAAAAAGCCGCTGATCTTGACGCTCTACGAAAAGCGCGTCGAAAAGGCCGACCTGCCGTTCTTCCTCGGTCTGATGCAGCATCTTGCCGACCGCGGCGTGTCCTGTCCGCTGCCGCTGCCGCGCAAGGACGGTGCGCTGCTCGGTACGCTTTCGGATCGACCGGCGGCGCTCATTTCCTTCCTTGAAGGCATGTGGCTGAGGAAGCCCGAAGCCAAACATTGCCGCGAAGTCGGCAAGGCGCTGGCGCAGATGCATATCGCCGGCGAAGGTTTCGAACTGAAGCGGCCGAACGCGCTGTCGCTGGAGGGCTGGAAGTTGCTTTGGGATAAGTCCGAGGCGCGCGCCGACGAAGTCGAGAAGGGCTTGTTTGCCGAAATCCGGGGCGAGATCGATTTCCTCTCCGCCCACTGGCCGAAGGACCTTCCGGCCGGCGTCATTCATGCCGATCTCTTCCCCGACAACGTCTTCTTCCTCGGCGATGAGCTGTCCGGCCTGATCGATTTCTATTTCGCCTGCAACGATCTGCTTGCCTACGACGTCTCGATCATTCTCAACGCCTGGTGCTTTGAAAAGGACGGCGCCTACAACATCACCAAGGGCACGGCCATGTTGGAAGGCTACCGGAGTGTTCGGCCGCTCAACAGTGCCGAACTCGCAGCGCTTCCTGTGCTTGCGCGTGGTTCTGCGCTCCGCTTCTTCCTGACCCGCCTCTATGACTGGCTGACGACGCCGGAAGGCGCAATGGTCACCAAGAAGGACCCGCTCGAATACCTGCGCAAGCTGCGCTTCCACCGGCAGGTCGCATCGGCTGCCGAATACGGGCTTTCGCCATGA
- the rnhA gene encoding ribonuclease HI, which yields MKHVEIFTDGACSGNPGPGGWGAILRYGDIEKELSGGEADTTNNRMELMAAISALSALKTPCEVDLYTDSAYVKDGISKWIFGWKKNGWKTADKKPVKNAELWQALEEARNKHKVTLHWIKGHAGHPENERADELARMGMAPFKKR from the coding sequence ATGAAGCACGTCGAGATTTTCACCGACGGCGCGTGCTCGGGCAATCCCGGTCCTGGCGGTTGGGGCGCAATCCTGCGTTATGGCGACATTGAAAAGGAACTCTCCGGCGGCGAGGCGGACACGACCAATAACCGCATGGAGTTGATGGCGGCGATTTCGGCGCTCTCGGCGCTGAAGACGCCCTGCGAGGTCGACCTCTACACCGACAGCGCCTACGTCAAGGACGGGATTTCCAAGTGGATTTTCGGCTGGAAGAAAAACGGCTGGAAGACCGCGGACAAGAAACCGGTGAAGAATGCCGAGCTCTGGCAGGCGCTGGAGGAAGCCCGCAACAAGCATAAAGTGACGCTCCACTGGATCAAGGGCCATGCCGGCCATCCGGAAAACGAGCGTGCCGACGAACTGGCGCGCATGGGCATGGCACCCTTCAAGAAGCGGTAG
- a CDS encoding endonuclease/exonuclease/phosphatase family protein, with protein MRIISLNAWGGKLHRPLMDYFRAAEADVLCLQEVTRSVTVKSDWLEYRDGSHILPQRANLFEEIKAVLPEHDAFFAPTARGELFDDENSVPSEFGLATFVRRSVAVIGHAADFVHGDFSADSYGEHPRARNAHAIRLFDYGAGQAITIAHLHGLRDMAGKGDTPARRGQADALVSLIGQIWRKGERLVVCGDFNVLPGSVMFDVLGGLGLTDLVTSRGFTDTRTSHYAKDGRFADYMLVTPEVGVVSFDVVGEPEVSDHRPLLLDLG; from the coding sequence TTGCGCATCATTTCGCTGAATGCCTGGGGCGGCAAGCTGCATCGGCCGCTGATGGACTATTTCCGGGCTGCTGAGGCGGACGTGCTCTGCCTCCAGGAGGTTACCCGTTCCGTCACCGTCAAGAGCGACTGGCTGGAATATCGCGATGGCAGCCACATCCTGCCGCAGCGCGCCAACCTCTTCGAGGAGATCAAGGCGGTTCTTCCGGAGCATGACGCCTTCTTCGCGCCGACGGCGAGAGGCGAGCTTTTTGATGACGAAAACAGCGTGCCTTCGGAATTCGGTCTTGCGACGTTCGTGCGTCGGTCGGTTGCGGTCATCGGCCACGCCGCAGATTTCGTGCATGGCGATTTCTCAGCAGATAGCTACGGAGAGCATCCGCGCGCCCGCAACGCCCATGCCATCCGCCTTTTCGACTACGGGGCCGGTCAAGCGATCACGATCGCCCACCTGCATGGCCTGCGTGACATGGCCGGCAAGGGCGATACGCCCGCACGCCGGGGTCAAGCCGATGCGCTGGTCAGCCTGATCGGGCAGATCTGGCGCAAGGGCGAGCGTCTCGTCGTCTGCGGCGACTTCAACGTGCTGCCCGGAAGCGTCATGTTCGATGTGCTCGGTGGACTCGGCCTCACCGATCTCGTCACTTCCCGCGGCTTCACGGATACGAGAACATCGCACTATGCCAAAGACGGGCGCTTTGCGGACTATATGCTGGTGACGCCTGAAGTCGGCGTCGTGAGCTTCGACGTCGTAGGGGAACCGGAAGTGTCCGACCATCGGCCGCTCCTGCTGGACCTTGGGTAG
- a CDS encoding GntR family transcriptional regulator has protein sequence MQDSHTSESTQSNIEEAIVSGILSARIRPGTRLSENQLASVFGVSRTRVREAMMRLETRGIVTVSPRRGWFVVEPSAEEAMTVYEARRAIESGLLRGMRALTDEGRTVLVSHLDEEKAAMAAGDRQRLTCLMGDFHIRIAELGGNPILVDILRDLTARTILISMLYQSEFHAVQSHEGHCRIFEAMAAGDFVKAAELSVEHLDEVETGLDLTTRPDPLSELRSSLSLPPRTVSSQPAGTRKTATSKEK, from the coding sequence ATGCAAGACAGCCATACATCCGAAAGCACACAGAGCAACATCGAAGAGGCCATCGTTTCGGGCATTCTTTCCGCCCGGATCCGGCCCGGCACGCGGCTGAGCGAAAACCAGCTTGCGTCAGTCTTCGGCGTTTCGCGAACCCGTGTGCGCGAGGCGATGATGAGGCTCGAAACGCGCGGCATCGTCACCGTGAGCCCCCGGCGAGGTTGGTTTGTGGTCGAGCCGTCCGCCGAAGAGGCGATGACCGTCTATGAGGCAAGGCGTGCTATCGAATCCGGCCTGCTGCGTGGCATGCGCGCGCTGACGGACGAGGGCCGCACGGTTCTCGTCTCCCACCTCGACGAGGAAAAGGCTGCGATGGCTGCAGGCGACCGCCAGCGCCTCACCTGCCTCATGGGTGACTTCCATATCCGCATCGCCGAACTCGGCGGCAACCCGATCCTTGTCGACATCCTGCGCGATCTCACTGCCAGGACAATCCTGATTTCGATGCTCTATCAGTCGGAATTTCACGCAGTGCAATCTCATGAGGGGCATTGCCGCATCTTCGAGGCCATGGCAGCAGGCGATTTCGTCAAGGCCGCCGAGCTCTCCGTCGAACATCTGGACGAGGTGGAAACGGGCCTGGACCTCACGACCCGCCCGGACCCACTCTCGGAATTGCGCAGTTCCCTGTCGCTCCCTCCCAGGACCGTGTCTTCCCAACCGGCAGGCACACGAAAAACCGCAACTTCAAAGGAGAAATGA
- a CDS encoding transporter substrate-binding domain-containing protein yields MLTRRTFFAIATLAAAVGFGSASHADALADITARGTLRVAVPQDFPPFGSVGTDMAPMGYDIDMANLIAEKLGVKTELVPVTSANRIPYLQTNKVDLVISSLGKNPDREKVIDFSAAYAPFYNGVFAPGDLSVAKVEDLAGKTVGVTRGAVEDLELTKIASADVTIKRYEDNNGTISAFLSGQVEAVATGNVVAAAILAKNPPKRPELKFLIKNSPCYIGLSKEQPALLEKVNGIIAAAKADGSLNAIAQKWLGADLPKDL; encoded by the coding sequence ATGCTGACAAGAAGAACATTCTTTGCAATCGCAACGCTCGCAGCCGCTGTCGGCTTCGGTTCCGCTTCCCATGCCGATGCGCTTGCCGACATCACCGCGCGCGGCACGCTGCGCGTCGCCGTCCCGCAGGATTTTCCGCCCTTCGGCAGCGTCGGCACCGATATGGCGCCGATGGGCTATGACATCGACATGGCCAATCTGATTGCCGAAAAACTTGGCGTCAAAACCGAACTCGTGCCGGTCACCAGCGCCAACCGCATTCCCTATCTGCAGACGAACAAGGTCGATCTGGTTATTTCCAGCCTCGGCAAGAATCCGGACCGCGAAAAGGTCATCGATTTCTCCGCGGCCTATGCTCCCTTCTATAACGGCGTGTTCGCACCAGGCGATCTTTCCGTCGCCAAGGTGGAAGATCTTGCCGGCAAGACGGTCGGCGTCACCCGCGGCGCCGTCGAAGACCTCGAACTGACGAAGATCGCGTCTGCCGATGTAACGATCAAGCGCTACGAGGATAACAACGGCACGATTTCCGCCTTCCTCTCCGGTCAGGTCGAGGCTGTTGCAACCGGCAACGTGGTTGCCGCCGCCATCCTTGCCAAGAACCCCCCGAAGCGGCCCGAACTGAAGTTCCTGATCAAGAACTCGCCCTGCTACATCGGCCTCAGCAAGGAGCAGCCAGCGCTTCTCGAAAAGGTGAACGGCATCATCGCCGCCGCCAAGGCCGATGGTTCGCTGAACGCCATTGCCCAGAAGTGGCTCGGCGCCGACCTCCCGAAAGACCTCTAA
- a CDS encoding amino acid ABC transporter permease yields MSYHFEFGWLLQYYPQIVKGIVITIELISIGGVLGILLGTFCAWVRALGPAWLKPVVAAYVELIRNTPFLIQLFFIFFGLPSLGLQLSELTAANLAMIVNLGAYSCEIIRAGIQATPKGQFEAGASLAMTPFETFRHVVLVPSLQRIWPALSSQVVIVMLGSSVVSQIAAEDLTFAANFIQSRTFRAFEAYIVSTAIYLALAILLRQLLVVAGGFIFPRRLVR; encoded by the coding sequence TTGAGCTACCATTTCGAATTCGGTTGGCTGCTTCAATATTACCCGCAGATAGTCAAGGGCATCGTGATCACCATCGAGCTGATCTCGATTGGCGGCGTGCTCGGCATTTTGCTCGGCACCTTCTGTGCCTGGGTGCGCGCGCTCGGCCCGGCTTGGCTGAAGCCCGTCGTTGCGGCCTATGTCGAGCTGATCCGCAATACGCCGTTCCTGATCCAGCTCTTCTTCATCTTCTTCGGCCTGCCGTCGCTCGGTCTGCAGCTTTCTGAGCTGACGGCCGCCAATCTTGCCATGATCGTCAACCTCGGGGCCTATAGCTGCGAGATCATCCGCGCCGGCATCCAGGCGACGCCGAAGGGGCAGTTCGAGGCGGGCGCAAGCCTCGCCATGACGCCATTCGAAACCTTCCGACATGTCGTTCTCGTGCCGTCGCTCCAGCGCATCTGGCCGGCACTCTCCTCGCAGGTGGTGATCGTCATGCTCGGCTCCTCCGTCGTCTCGCAGATCGCCGCCGAGGACCTGACCTTTGCCGCCAACTTCATCCAGTCGCGAACCTTCCGCGCCTTCGAAGCCTACATCGTCTCGACGGCCATCTATCTGGCGCTGGCGATCCTGCTCCGGCAGCTTTTGGTGGTGGCCGGCGGGTTCATCTTCCCGAGGAGGCTTGTCCGATGA
- a CDS encoding amino acid ABC transporter permease: MIEFTLWDILRNLLLATRWTVLLSLVSFIGGGAVGLGLLFLRISKRKSLRALAKYYIELFQGTPLLMQLFIAFFGLGLFGVDVPAWLAAALALILWTAAFLAEIWRGCVEAVAKGQWEASASLGMGRLQQMRYVILPQALRVAVPPTVGFSVQVVKGTALTSIIGFVELSKAGTVVTNATFQPFTVYGLVALIYFALCWPLSKSSQILERKLNVAHRNH; the protein is encoded by the coding sequence ATGATCGAGTTCACACTCTGGGATATCCTGCGTAACCTGCTGCTCGCCACGCGCTGGACGGTTCTGCTCTCGCTCGTTTCCTTCATCGGGGGCGGCGCGGTCGGGCTCGGCCTGCTCTTCCTGCGCATCAGCAAGCGGAAGTCGCTGCGGGCGCTTGCAAAATACTACATCGAGCTTTTTCAAGGCACGCCGCTCCTGATGCAGCTCTTCATCGCCTTCTTCGGTCTCGGCCTTTTCGGCGTCGACGTGCCGGCATGGCTTGCCGCCGCCCTGGCATTGATCCTCTGGACCGCTGCCTTCCTCGCCGAAATCTGGCGCGGCTGCGTCGAAGCGGTTGCGAAAGGCCAATGGGAAGCCTCCGCCAGCCTCGGCATGGGAAGGTTGCAGCAGATGCGCTACGTCATCCTACCGCAGGCGCTGAGGGTCGCCGTGCCGCCGACCGTCGGCTTCTCCGTCCAGGTCGTCAAGGGAACGGCACTCACCTCGATCATAGGCTTCGTCGAACTATCGAAGGCAGGCACCGTCGTCACCAACGCCACCTTCCAGCCCTTCACTGTCTACGGGCTCGTCGCTCTTATCTATTTTGCGCTTTGCTGGCCTCTGTCGAAGAGCAGCCAGATCCTCGAAAGGAAGCTCAATGTCGCTCATCGAAATCACTGA